From the Terriglobales bacterium genome, the window AGGGTTATGGGCGTCACTGGAATTGCAGCGCTCTCCTTATTTCAGTTGGAGAGGTGTAGCGCGGCAACAGCCGGTTCCGTTCAGCCACCAGCACCACGTATCCGGGCTGGGGATTGATTGCCGCTACTGCCACACGTCGGTGGAGAACTCCAATTTCGCGGGGATTCCGCCGACTAAGACGTGCATGAACTGCCACGCGCAGATCTGGACCAATGCTCCCATGCTTGAACCGGTCCGCGAGAGCTTCCGCTCCGGCAAGTCGCTGGTGTGGACGCGCGTGAACGCCGTGCCCGACTTCGTGTACTTCGACCACAGCATTCACGTGAATAAGGGTGTGGGCTGCAACGAATGTCACGGGGCAGTGGACAAGATGCCGCTCATGTACGCAGAGAACACGATGCAGATGGAGTGGTGCCTGAGCTGCCATCGCGCGCCGGAAAAAGTGCTGCGTCCGAAGGACCAGGTATTCAACATGGCGTACCAAAAACCTGCGCCGGGTAAGCCGGTCACTGTGAACGGCAAGGAGTTCACGGACCAGATTGAACTCGGGACTTACCTGAAGAAGGAATACAAGCTGCGCAGTGTGTACGACATCACCAGTTGCAACACTTGCCACCGCTAATGGCTGCGGGCGAGGTAGGTAAGACGGAAAAGATGGAACTCATACAAATCAAGAACACGGGCAAGCCGAAGCTGGATTTGGAGACTGTCCAAAAGCAGCTTTCCGCGGCACAAGGCCCGGAATACTGGCGGAGCCTGGAAGAGCTGGCTGGAACCGACGAGTTCCAGGAGTTGCTGCACCGGGAGTTCCCGCGGCAG encodes:
- a CDS encoding cytochrome c3 family protein; protein product: MPQIFHRSTNTIARVSIILALVLVSGGLWASLELQRSPYFSWRGVARQQPVPFSHQHHVSGLGIDCRYCHTSVENSNFAGIPPTKTCMNCHAQIWTNAPMLEPVRESFRSGKSLVWTRVNAVPDFVYFDHSIHVNKGVGCNECHGAVDKMPLMYAENTMQMEWCLSCHRAPEKVLRPKDQVFNMAYQKPAPGKPVTVNGKEFTDQIELGTYLKKEYKLRSVYDITSCNTCHR